Proteins co-encoded in one Gleimia hominis genomic window:
- the lexA gene encoding transcriptional repressor LexA produces MSKRTKEGAVELGTAGPEQSRRVARAGLTARQEEVLACIRTAITEQGFPPSVREICSAVGLSSPSSVKHQLDGLEDKGFIRRFPGRPRAMELVEEDAAAAPTEEASTATHPLVLPVSVDTEATEPTATAPLVGRIAAGSPITAEQSVEDTYTLPQRFTGGGQLFMLEVSGESMVDAAICDGDYVVVRAQPNAEDGQIVAAMIDGEATVKVLSHADGHVWLLPRNDNFAPILGDEATILGKVVTVIRAL; encoded by the coding sequence ATGAGTAAGAGAACTAAGGAAGGTGCGGTCGAGCTGGGCACGGCTGGGCCTGAGCAGAGCAGGCGCGTTGCACGCGCAGGCTTGACAGCGCGGCAAGAAGAAGTTTTGGCGTGCATCCGCACGGCGATCACCGAGCAGGGATTCCCACCTTCGGTGAGAGAAATTTGTTCAGCAGTCGGCCTGTCCTCCCCTTCTTCTGTGAAGCATCAACTCGATGGGCTGGAAGATAAGGGATTTATTCGGCGTTTCCCCGGCCGGCCTCGAGCAATGGAGCTGGTGGAAGAAGACGCCGCAGCTGCTCCCACCGAAGAGGCTTCAACGGCGACGCATCCACTCGTGCTCCCCGTGTCGGTTGATACAGAAGCGACAGAACCCACCGCTACCGCCCCACTCGTCGGACGGATTGCGGCTGGTTCCCCCATAACCGCCGAGCAGTCAGTGGAGGATACCTATACGCTTCCACAGCGCTTTACAGGAGGCGGTCAACTTTTCATGTTGGAAGTTTCTGGGGAATCAATGGTTGACGCCGCGATTTGCGACGGCGACTACGTGGTTGTACGCGCCCAACCGAACGCAGAAGACGGGCAGATTGTCGCTGCGATGATAGACGGGGAGGCGACCGTAAAAGTTCTGTCGCACGCCGATGGACACGTGTGGTTACTACCGAGAAACGATAATTTTGCACCAATCCTAGGTGACGAAGCGACGATCCTCGGAAAAGTTGTAACTGTAATCCGCGCGCTATAA
- a CDS encoding LysM peptidoglycan-binding domain-containing protein, translating into MSALQISPQIPSAGSEHERTRIRVNQRAKELPNTTSIKSVRQAGVSPRPHLYVVPNRPPQTSVGKLSLAPKEGSFSAETITSWGKAFLRTMRSLVVVALIGVLGMALGVYMQDEPSSEASVSYAVQSGESLWAIAQSLGDSNHKTTEIVHDIRKLNGLNNDVVQPGQVLQIPKY; encoded by the coding sequence ATGAGCGCCCTGCAGATAAGCCCGCAGATTCCAAGTGCCGGCAGCGAGCACGAAAGAACCCGAATCCGTGTGAATCAGCGCGCGAAAGAGTTGCCGAATACAACTTCAATCAAAAGTGTGCGGCAAGCGGGTGTCTCGCCACGGCCCCACTTGTACGTGGTGCCGAATCGGCCCCCTCAGACTTCCGTCGGAAAGTTGTCTCTCGCCCCCAAGGAGGGCAGCTTTTCGGCGGAAACCATCACCTCGTGGGGAAAAGCATTTTTGCGAACCATGCGTTCACTAGTTGTAGTTGCACTAATCGGCGTGCTCGGCATGGCTTTGGGCGTATATATGCAGGATGAGCCGTCGTCAGAAGCCTCCGTCAGCTACGCGGTGCAAAGCGGGGAATCCCTATGGGCAATAGCGCAGTCATTGGGGGATTCAAACCATAAAACCACCGAGATCGTACATGATATTCGCAAGTTGAACGGGTTGAACAACGACGTGGTACAACCAGGGCAAGTGCTTCAAATACCGAAATACTAG
- the nrdR gene encoding transcriptional regulator NrdR, whose amino-acid sequence MLRNLGYADKLSDVFKAHVVEAHLHCPFCHHEDSRVVDTRLSEDGLAIRRRRECTACGRRFTTQETSNFSVTKRSGVVEPFSREKIISGVAKACQGRPVNERELAKLAQQVEESLRTTGQSTVSADEVGRAILPYLKELDEVAYLRFASVYSNFQSLSDFERAITALRENREERGR is encoded by the coding sequence ATGTTACGAAACTTGGGCTATGCAGATAAACTTAGTGATGTATTTAAAGCACACGTAGTGGAGGCCCATTTGCATTGCCCGTTTTGTCACCATGAGGATTCGCGCGTAGTCGACACTCGCCTGTCAGAAGATGGGCTAGCCATCCGACGCAGACGCGAATGCACCGCGTGCGGCCGCAGGTTCACCACTCAAGAAACCTCGAACTTCTCCGTAACAAAACGCTCAGGCGTGGTGGAACCATTTTCACGCGAAAAAATCATCTCAGGAGTGGCGAAAGCCTGCCAAGGGCGCCCAGTTAACGAACGGGAACTAGCTAAACTAGCGCAGCAAGTAGAAGAATCACTGCGCACAACCGGGCAAAGTACCGTATCCGCCGACGAAGTGGGGCGAGCTATCCTGCCGTACCTCAAAGAACTAGACGAGGTCGCTTACCTGCGGTTCGCATCCGTGTACTCGAACTTCCAATCCCTCTCAGACTTTGAACGAGCAATCACTGCTCTACGCGAAAACCGTGAAGAACGCGGCCGCTAG